A segment of the Babesia microti strain RI chromosome II, complete genome genome:
AAAGATACTCCCACGCTTGATGCGATACGGATTTTGCCAAAGTAATTTCTAGGAAATTATCTGTGAATGTCCAACAGCAATCATCTACTAATACTGTTTTACACAAGTTACCCCTTAGTATCTCTTTCCCTTTAACCTCAACTATTAGTGAATTTGCTCTAAATTTTACTTGTATATCATTTGCCTTTAAACTGGCGTCTAGGTAGAAATAGATAGAAATATTATCCGCCTCTTGTTCCCAGTGGAAGATCGAGCCGTCTAAATTAGTAGATCCTTACCAATTGCAGTGCAACTGAATCTACCACAAGTGCTCATTAAAAGTGTTgtttttacaatattttataacagTTATCAAAGATTTATTCTTATTATCCACATAGGGACAAAAGATGAGTGTGTCAGATGTGGTGAATTTGGAGCGTGAGTTGAGATGTGGTGTTGAGTACTTGGCTAATGTCAATAAGGAGCTTGAAAGTGTACATAATGTAGTAGATTCGGTGTGCATCGATTACATTCGCGCAAATAGAGCGTTAAATGGCAGTGACTCTGAAAACTTATTGCTATACCAGGTAAAAGATTGTGTGACTTAGAGACTAGAAAGATGGAGACATCAAGTAGGACAAATTGCTCAAATCCTATCGCTACATCGAGAGAACAAGTTTGTAAAGGCTCAAACTGCAGAGAAACAATTCATGGATTGCATTGGTACTAACAATGATACGATCACTAAAGATTGTGAGTGCTATGGAAACGTATTGAGATTCAAAAGGGGGGTTCTTGCACTTAAATTTGCGGGGGATTTTGCCAGAAAATCCAACAACCTTTCGGAGCTTATTAGCGCGATTATCATAAAGGCTGGCGGAGATCCGAACGACTACAAACACTGTTTACATGCCCTTTCAGATGTATCAAaactttttaaatatgtaagTTGAGAGTGggatataaatgatatgaTACACAGTTGTTCTAGGCTAATTTAGGTTATAAGTGACTCAGCTTCCACTACTTCCATGAAGAAGGGAGGGGAATCTGTTTTTGCCAACAACATTTTAAGGCAATTTCTTAAGATAAGTGTAGATGCCACTGAAACATATGCTAGTGATTATTCTACATCGAATGAATTAGCATTGGTGGAACTGGTGAAGTATATCCCCAAGAGCAATTTTGTTGACAATTATAAGAATGCGGTGGATAGTATTAAATCCATTAATTATGAAGCAGATGAATCTCCAATCACATTCTATTTGTTCAATTTGGAGAAGAAAGGAGGGATAGGGAAGGTTATTGAGCATTTACTCGAGAATAGAggttttgtaaatttggtaAAGAATTACATTCATCCACACGACGTACATGCGTACTATTTTGACATTACAACCACCAGGtatgtgttatatataattaaaactAATAAACTGGCTTGCATGTTATTGCTTTCAGATTCATtgatcaaatattttgcatttaaatgattattttcGCTCCTTGAATTGTATGTATGTTCTCCGgataaataaaatatgagGTTTCTAAacgaaaattttattaaatatttttgtgaTAGTCTAGTTTATTTAAGTTTCATGTATGTAGactattttaatttatttccattTGTGcgtttaaattataacattCTGGTcccaaatttaaattataatgtacATGTAAATAACTTAGGGATATTATGAGAAAGATACATAACCTGcaaaataaactaatacAAGCCACAATTCTAGAGTACagtttaaaaattatgaatgCAATAACAACCGTACTATCATCCCCGAATTATCCACAAGGAGATATTCATCTAAATGAAGCGATATACAGGGCTTTTGTGGCAGTGACTTTCATGATCAACTGGGAAGATCGTATGTTGTCCAATGTGTGGGATGGCATGCCTTTTTTAGAGTAATGATAAGGGGGCATGAATGCTTTTTTTAACTGACGTTGGAAATCGTTCCattagtaataatttttcTTGATTTTTAAGCAACTGGCACAATATTTAACCTTTACAGGAGGCCTTGGCGAGCCAGGTCTTGGTAGGCCCTTGCACTCATAACATTCCCCTGAGAATCCTCACACTCAATATCTTGTGATGCATTGAATCCCTAAATGAATAGTGAAATTACCTTAATTTGAGCAGtgtattttaatttttcgTACAAAACAATGGCATCTTGTATGCTGGTTATCTCCTTAAAGTGCAGAGTATTAGGTATCTTGAGGCACTTCATGCCAAAGGCATGACGCCACTCTTGGAAATGGCGTTCAAAAGCCCTTCTACCCCAGTAGGAATAGTTTCCACAAATCTCACACTTGTATTCGTTTCCTAATCCATGTAGTTTGTATAGCCAATACGGGATAGGTTTTCCGTCCCAACCTGCATAAAGCTTTGCCTACCTAGAGGTAAATTTAATGGGTTGTAAACTATTGTATCTTGGCCCTCATCATCCTCTTCATCTTCCATGCCAATATCCTTAGTTTCTTCAATACAAGCCAGTTGATCTGTACCAGTGGAAATGTCATTAGATAACTCTTCGGCAGATCTGCTTTCCCTTCTCTGGATCATTTCGATTGTTTTCTGggtaaattataatagctaatgtttaaaaaatcgACCGATTATTCtcacaaatatacaaaaaatcatGGTATTAAGAGTACTTACTTGGACCGTATCCACTAAAATGCTGTGAAAAGAGGTAATCAGATATTCATTCTTGGCTATCCTCTTATCCATTTCCCTACTAATAacattcaatttttcaatctcATCGGACGACTTTGCAGCCAATTCTGCTGCCagttttttatattttttgccCTAAAAATTACACTGATAATTACCTCTTGCACAGATTTGTATATGCCTTGGGAGTTGAATATCTTATCCAATGGCTTTAGGTATCTCTCATGATCGTAAGATGGTTGTTTCCACCACTCTATACTGCCGTTCTCCCAAGCAATCTCAAAGTTTTGCTCGAAATTTT
Coding sequences within it:
- a CDS encoding NudC domain-containing protein 2 (overlaps_old_locusTagID:BBM_II02245), whose protein sequence is MSTCGRFSCTAIDGSIFHWEQEADNISIYFYLDASLKANDIQVKFRANSLIVEVKGKEILRGNLCKTVLVDDCCWTFTDNFLEITLAKSVSHQAWEYLLDNCDKLSKNEIETQKAKILLERFQHDHPSFDFDGATIQGNVPDAHTFLK
- a CDS encoding hypothetical protein (overlaps_old_locusTagID:BBM_II02250); translated protein: MSVSDVVNLERELRCGVEYLANVNKELESVHNVVDSVCIDYIRANRALNGSDSENLLLYQRLERWRHQVGQIAQILSLHRENKFVKAQTAEKQFMDCIGTNNDTITKDCECYGNVLRFKRGVLALKFAGDFARKSNNLSELISAIIIKAGGDPNDYKHCLHALSDVSKLFKYVISDSASTTSMKKGGESVFANNILRQFLKISVDATETYASDYSTSNELALVELVKYIPKSNFVDNYKNAVDSIKSINYEADESPITFYLFNLEKKGGIGKVIEHLLENRGFVNLVKNYIHPHDVHAYYFDITTTRDIMRKIHNLQNKLIQATILEYSLKIMNAITTVLSSPNYPQGDIHLNEAIYRAFVAVTFMINWEDRMLSNVWDGMPFLE
- a CDS encoding splicing factor 3A subunit 3 (overlaps_old_locusTagID:BBM_II02250;~overlaps_old_locusTagID:BBM_II02255) yields the protein MSGVLEQLRAGHEEIELIEKSISKLLGDRHKKPGKRFVAERAALTLLDEASATAERIGKGDDVWTNFYDKLKGIRDYYKRFEHLNVAHGNVKLVQKIVEQAYAQVDLSLIFTANESGGRTLDLNEHYIAYLNLTVLKKAREARHHSLEIDRIRRKGITDPEVIQRKISPFVEIDYIQYLKTYHKFNDIPRHCKYAVPEYEKYLDNLLNYLYDFFQRQNALSDSRKIYENFEQNFEIAWENGSIEWWKQPSYDHERYLKPLDKIFNSQGIYKSVQEGKKYKKLAAELAAKSSDEIEKLNVISREMDKRIAKNEYLITSFHSILVDTVQKTIEMIQRRESRSAEELSNDISTGTDQLACIEETKDIGMEDEEDDEGQDTIVYNPLNLPLGWDGKPIPYWLYKLHGLGNEYKCEICGNYSYWGRRAFERHFQEWRHAFGMKCLKIPNTLHFKEITSIQDAIVLYEKLKYTAQIKGFNASQDIECEDSQGNVMSARAYQDLARQGLL